One genomic segment of Nonomuraea coxensis DSM 45129 includes these proteins:
- a CDS encoding tyrosine-type recombinase/integrase produces MTTSYSATFWEIRRNKSSKKPSYEVRWKVGGREKSKSFGTKALADNWLSDLRQAAKRGEAFDVETGLPESMLKAKNARTWYAFAVAYVETRWPHSAAKSREGMTDALSNVTPVLTTDRPGRPDDETLRRALRDFAFVPADRRPPRTPEIAGALRWLEAASLPITALEDAKHTRAALEALALLLDGSAAAASTFRRKKAVFHHALEYAVELEELSANPLDRVKLRRPKSNGEIDRRVVVNPAQARELLVAVTYCGRTRGAMLMAMFACMYFGGLRPAEAAGLREKDCHLPASGWGLLTLEKTAPQSNKRFTDSGKAHDERGLKHRDAKTTRPVPIPPELVAILRAHLDTHGTAKDGRLFRTRTGGVISGSAYAKIWKEARTYALTLDQVASPLAGRPYDLRHAAVSLWLNAGVHAPEAAERAGHGVDVMLRVYAKCIDGQREVANQRIMDALAA; encoded by the coding sequence GTGACCACGTCGTACAGCGCCACGTTCTGGGAGATCCGCCGGAACAAGTCGAGCAAGAAGCCGTCGTACGAGGTGCGTTGGAAGGTCGGCGGCCGGGAGAAGTCCAAGAGCTTCGGCACCAAGGCGCTCGCGGACAACTGGCTGTCCGACCTTCGGCAGGCGGCCAAGCGCGGTGAGGCGTTCGACGTGGAGACCGGGCTCCCGGAATCCATGCTCAAGGCGAAGAACGCGCGCACCTGGTACGCCTTCGCCGTTGCCTACGTGGAAACCCGGTGGCCTCACTCGGCGGCCAAGTCGCGAGAGGGCATGACGGACGCACTTTCCAACGTCACCCCCGTACTCACCACCGACCGACCTGGCCGGCCGGATGACGAAACCCTGCGGCGGGCGCTTCGAGACTTCGCGTTCGTCCCCGCCGATCGCCGGCCCCCGCGGACTCCCGAGATCGCGGGCGCACTCCGCTGGCTGGAAGCCGCGTCACTGCCCATCACCGCACTGGAAGACGCCAAGCACACGCGGGCCGCGCTGGAGGCTCTCGCGCTCCTCCTCGACGGCTCGGCGGCTGCGGCGTCCACCTTCCGGCGCAAGAAGGCGGTCTTCCATCACGCGCTTGAGTACGCCGTTGAGCTGGAAGAGCTTTCGGCAAATCCGCTCGACCGGGTGAAGCTGCGCCGCCCGAAGTCGAACGGCGAGATAGACCGGCGCGTCGTCGTCAATCCGGCACAGGCGCGCGAACTCCTCGTCGCCGTCACCTACTGCGGCCGGACGCGCGGAGCGATGCTGATGGCCATGTTCGCCTGCATGTACTTCGGCGGCCTGCGACCGGCTGAGGCGGCCGGGCTCCGGGAGAAGGACTGTCACCTTCCCGCATCCGGGTGGGGTCTGCTCACGCTGGAGAAGACCGCACCCCAGAGCAACAAGCGATTCACCGACTCCGGCAAGGCTCACGACGAACGCGGCCTGAAGCACCGGGATGCGAAGACCACGCGGCCGGTGCCGATCCCGCCCGAACTGGTGGCCATCCTCCGGGCTCACCTCGACACGCACGGCACGGCCAAGGATGGACGGCTCTTCCGGACCAGGACGGGCGGCGTGATCTCCGGCTCGGCCTACGCCAAGATCTGGAAAGAGGCCCGAACCTACGCTCTCACCCTCGATCAGGTCGCCTCTCCCCTGGCGGGCCGACCGTACGATCTGCGGCACGCGGCCGTCTCGCTCTGGTTGAACGCCGGCGTCCACGCGCCTGAAGCGGCAGAAAGGGCCGGTCACGGGGTGGACGTCATGCTCAGGGTCTATGCCAAGTGCATCGACGGGCAACGCGAGGTGGCCAACCAGCGGATCATGGATGCCCTCGCCGCATGA
- a CDS encoding aminoglycoside phosphotransferase family protein, whose protein sequence is MFASVLHEIPLQGGDVTDGVVRVGDTVRRPVSTSTPAVHALLRHLEAAGFAGAPRVVGGGIDGFGRQVLSYLPGLTGVRPASVRDDALGRLGGLLRDYHDATLGFPLRMEGWEGGSNDDRAPEVVGHCDLSPANVVFRADVPYGMIDFDLARPTTRLFDVVTTLRHWAPLADPVDRHPLLRNVDVGARVRIFCDAYGVSARERRRLVEVARLRFQRSYAVMRSRASVGGGWARMWAGGAGERIRRAVAWLDVHEDELYAHLV, encoded by the coding sequence ATGTTCGCGTCGGTCCTGCATGAGATTCCCCTGCAGGGCGGGGACGTGACTGACGGCGTGGTGCGGGTCGGTGACACCGTGCGGAGACCGGTCAGTACGTCGACTCCCGCCGTGCACGCGCTGCTCCGGCATCTGGAGGCGGCGGGGTTCGCGGGGGCGCCCCGGGTGGTCGGGGGCGGGATCGACGGGTTCGGGCGGCAGGTGCTCAGCTATTTGCCCGGCCTCACCGGGGTGCGGCCGGCGAGTGTTCGGGACGACGCGCTCGGGCGGTTAGGCGGGCTGCTGAGGGACTACCACGACGCGACGCTCGGGTTTCCGCTCCGGATGGAGGGGTGGGAAGGCGGGTCGAACGATGATCGGGCGCCGGAGGTCGTGGGGCATTGCGATCTTTCGCCGGCGAACGTGGTGTTCCGGGCGGACGTGCCGTACGGGATGATCGATTTTGATCTGGCGCGGCCGACGACGCGGTTGTTCGATGTGGTGACGACGCTGCGGCATTGGGCGCCGCTGGCGGATCCGGTCGATCGGCATCCGTTGTTGCGCAATGTCGATGTGGGGGCGCGGGTCAGGATTTTCTGCGACGCGTACGGGGTGTCGGCGCGGGAGCGGCGGCGGTTGGTCGAGGTGGCGCGGTTACGGTTCCAGCGGTCCTACGCGGTGATGCGGAGCCGGGCGTCCGTGGGCGGGGGCTGGGCCCGGATGTGGGCCGGGGGTGCGGGGGAACGCATTCGGCGTGCGGTGGCATGGCTGGATGTGCACGAAGATGAGCTTTATGCCCATTTGGTGTGA
- a CDS encoding cobalamin biosynthesis protein, producing MLDRVLGDPRSAGHPVAVFGRVAGRVERVLYRDSRAAGVVHVAFCVGGAVALGVAVERAGRGAGRGWGSSLVRVGGVAAAVWAVLGGTTLAREGLYMAEALEDGDLERARKRLPHLCGRDPSGLGAEELARATVESLAENTSDAVVAPLFWGAVAGVPGLLGYRAVNTLDAMVGHKSARYLRFGWAAARLDDVANYVPARLTALLTVLAGPDRRGAWAAVRRDGHRHPSPNAGRCEAAFAGALGVTLGGTNVYGSRVEHRPTMGDGPRPGVADIRRAVRLTRVVSTGAAVGATLGATLGATVGATVRARVGATVGATLGTAVRAAVLSGWGRRLRRRSLR from the coding sequence ATGCTGGACCGGGTTCTGGGGGATCCGCGGAGTGCGGGGCATCCGGTGGCGGTGTTCGGGCGGGTGGCCGGGCGGGTGGAGCGGGTGCTCTATCGGGACTCCAGGGCGGCTGGGGTCGTTCATGTGGCCTTTTGTGTCGGGGGTGCGGTGGCGCTCGGCGTGGCGGTGGAGCGGGCCGGCCGGGGCGCGGGCCGGGGGTGGGGCTCGTCCTTGGTGCGGGTCGGGGGTGTGGCGGCGGCCGTGTGGGCGGTCCTCGGGGGGACGACGCTGGCGCGGGAGGGCCTTTACATGGCCGAGGCGCTGGAGGACGGGGATCTGGAGCGGGCCAGGAAGCGGCTGCCTCACCTGTGCGGGCGGGACCCGTCGGGGCTGGGGGCGGAGGAGCTGGCGCGGGCGACGGTCGAGTCGCTGGCGGAGAACACCTCCGACGCCGTCGTGGCGCCGCTGTTCTGGGGGGCGGTGGCGGGGGTTCCGGGGCTGCTGGGGTACCGGGCGGTCAACACGCTGGACGCGATGGTCGGGCACAAGTCGGCGCGGTACCTGCGGTTCGGGTGGGCGGCGGCGCGGCTGGACGACGTGGCCAACTATGTTCCCGCGCGGCTGACCGCGCTGCTGACGGTGCTGGCCGGGCCGGACCGGCGGGGGGCGTGGGCGGCGGTGCGGCGTGACGGGCATCGGCATCCCAGTCCGAACGCCGGGCGGTGCGAGGCGGCGTTCGCGGGGGCGCTCGGGGTGACGCTGGGGGGTACGAACGTGTACGGGAGCAGGGTCGAGCACCGGCCGACCATGGGGGACGGGCCGCGGCCTGGTGTCGCGGACATCCGGCGGGCGGTGCGGTTGACGCGGGTGGTGAGTACGGGGGCCGCGGTCGGGGCCACCCTCGGAGCGACGCTCGGAGCGACGGTCGGAGCGACGGTCAGGGCGAGGGTCGGGGCTACCGTCGGGGCCACGCTCGGGACGGCGGTCAGGGCGGCGGTTCTCTCGGGCTGGGGTCGGCGGCTGCGGCGCCGCTCGCTTCGGTGA
- a CDS encoding exodeoxyribonuclease III → MRLATWNVNSVNARLPRLLDWLAATEPDVLCLQETKCPAEAFPAAEAGELGYAVAAHGDGRWNGVAILSRIGLEEVTPSFPGEPGFGELAGVGAARPEARAIGATCGGLRVWSLYAPNGRAVGSPHYAYKLEWFAALRDALAAELPSGPLVACGDYNVAPTDADVWDPALFVGATHVTPAERDALAALRDLGLHDVVPTPMKGPHPYTYWDYRAGMFHQNKGMRIDLVYASGDVSGRVRSAYVDREARKGKGPSDHAPIVVDLDQKS, encoded by the coding sequence ATGCGTCTCGCGACCTGGAACGTCAACTCCGTCAACGCCCGGCTGCCCCGGCTCCTCGACTGGCTGGCCGCCACCGAGCCGGACGTCCTCTGCCTCCAGGAGACCAAGTGCCCGGCCGAGGCGTTCCCCGCCGCCGAGGCGGGCGAGCTGGGCTACGCCGTCGCGGCCCACGGCGACGGCCGCTGGAACGGCGTCGCGATCCTCTCCAGGATCGGCCTGGAGGAGGTGACGCCGAGCTTCCCCGGCGAGCCCGGCTTCGGCGAGCTCGCCGGCGTCGGCGCCGCCCGCCCCGAGGCCCGCGCCATCGGCGCCACCTGCGGCGGCCTGCGCGTATGGTCCCTGTACGCGCCCAACGGCCGGGCCGTCGGCTCGCCCCACTACGCGTACAAACTGGAGTGGTTCGCCGCCCTGCGCGACGCCCTCGCCGCCGAGCTGCCGTCCGGGCCGCTCGTGGCCTGCGGCGACTACAACGTGGCCCCGACCGACGCCGACGTGTGGGACCCCGCCCTGTTCGTGGGCGCCACGCACGTCACCCCCGCCGAACGCGACGCGCTCGCCGCTTTGCGCGACCTCGGGCTGCACGACGTGGTGCCGACGCCGATGAAAGGGCCTCATCCGTACACGTACTGGGACTACCGGGCGGGGATGTTCCACCAGAACAAGGGGATGCGGATCGACCTCGTGTACGCGAGCGGGGACGTGAGCGGGCGGGTCAGGTCCGCGTACGTGGACCGCGAGGCGCGCAAAGGGAAAGGCCCTTCCGATCACGCGCCGATCGTGGTGGATCTCGACCAGAAATCGTGA
- a CDS encoding inositol-3-phosphate synthase has product MNVALVGVGNCASSFVQGVEHYRDGDAPGLPNPVCAGYAVSQVRFTAAFDVNPAKLGRDLSEAVWAPPNNARRFADVPHLGVPVVDGVLADGVGPGSAALVEPRGAATAGQVAAHLAATGTHVVLNFLPTGAQRATELYAQAAIEAGCAFVNCMPAVLARSPEWRARFAAAGLPLIGDDLKSSFGATLLHRALVDALTSNGVHLSGGHQLLGGGNMDFVNLTDGDRLASKRATKSAGAGAASLHVGAQYVPFLEDRKVAYIRLDGEGFGGSPVEVELRMVVEDSPSAAGNALDAVRHAKAALDQGVGGLLREPSATLMKAV; this is encoded by the coding sequence GTGAACGTCGCCCTCGTGGGCGTGGGCAACTGCGCGTCCTCGTTCGTGCAGGGCGTCGAGCACTACCGCGACGGAGACGCCCCCGGCCTGCCCAACCCCGTGTGCGCCGGCTACGCCGTCTCCCAGGTGCGCTTCACCGCCGCCTTCGACGTCAACCCCGCCAAGCTCGGCCGCGACCTGTCCGAGGCCGTCTGGGCGCCGCCCAACAACGCCCGCAGGTTCGCCGACGTGCCGCACCTCGGGGTGCCGGTCGTGGACGGCGTGCTCGCCGACGGCGTCGGCCCCGGCTCGGCCGCCCTCGTCGAGCCGCGCGGCGCCGCCACCGCCGGGCAGGTCGCCGCCCACCTCGCCGCGACCGGCACCCACGTCGTGCTCAACTTCCTGCCCACGGGCGCGCAGCGCGCCACCGAACTGTACGCGCAGGCCGCGATCGAGGCCGGGTGCGCGTTCGTCAACTGCATGCCCGCCGTGCTCGCCCGCTCGCCCGAGTGGCGCGCCCGCTTCGCCGCGGCCGGGCTGCCGCTCATCGGCGACGACCTGAAGAGCTCGTTCGGCGCGACGCTCCTGCACCGGGCCCTGGTGGACGCGCTCACCAGCAACGGCGTACACCTGTCCGGCGGGCACCAGCTCCTCGGCGGCGGCAACATGGACTTCGTCAACCTCACCGACGGCGACCGCCTGGCGAGCAAGCGGGCCACCAAGTCCGCCGGCGCGGGAGCCGCGTCACTGCACGTCGGAGCCCAGTACGTGCCCTTCCTGGAGGACCGCAAGGTCGCCTACATCCGGCTCGACGGCGAAGGCTTCGGCGGCTCGCCGGTGGAGGTCGAGCTGCGCATGGTCGTCGAGGACTCGCCGAGCGCGGCGGGCAACGCGCTCGACGCCGTCCGGCACGCCAAGGCCGCGCTCGACCAGGGCGTCGGCGGTCTGCTCCGCGAGCCGTCCGCCACGTTGATGAAAGCCGTGTGA
- a CDS encoding ABC transporter substrate-binding protein — protein MRRRLAAAAALALLAACSSPAEPARAPAGEAAFVHVKNLDVITEWDPGKSYSNELVAFQNVYETLTFWNPVTKKSTPRLATSWRASADGRTWTFNLRTGVTFHTGRPLDAEAVKASIERTMATKTGASYIWDAVSSIRAEGPSTVTFTLKYPVPLDLVASAGYAAYIYDTKAAADLTAWFRQGRDAGTGPYTVARWQKDREEELTLKAYDQYWGGWDKPHYNVVKYRVVPDADRAWQLLLRGEVDFVERLNPRLFSKASATPGVRTSERPSFQTAMLLFNTADGPLKDVRVRRAVQKAIDYRGLIEDLNGAGSPTSGVIPEGLMGHVPNREPEQDLAAAERLLRLAGYGPGGRPLRLRLTYGEGDRDWALLATHLEATLKPLNVTVQARAMPWNDQWELGKRRGQDIFVMYWWPDYADGYSYFGNVFHSGEPPVFNLAYLKDAELDALLDTVAELTVTDRPAAQRAYEQATRRVLDQRAAVALPWVTNYQRAYLGSIQGYVDNPAYSDVVFVYDLRPSA, from the coding sequence TTGCGCCGTCGTCTCGCCGCGGCCGCCGCGCTGGCGCTCCTCGCGGCCTGCTCCTCGCCTGCCGAGCCGGCCCGCGCCCCCGCGGGCGAGGCGGCGTTCGTCCACGTGAAGAATCTGGACGTCATCACCGAATGGGACCCGGGAAAGTCCTATTCCAACGAACTCGTCGCCTTCCAGAACGTCTACGAGACGCTCACCTTCTGGAACCCCGTGACGAAGAAGTCCACCCCGCGCCTCGCCACCTCCTGGCGCGCCTCGGCCGACGGCCGCACCTGGACGTTCAACCTGCGCACCGGCGTGACCTTCCACACCGGCCGCCCGCTCGACGCCGAGGCGGTCAAGGCGTCCATCGAGCGCACGATGGCCACCAAGACCGGCGCCTCCTACATCTGGGACGCCGTCTCCTCGATCCGGGCCGAGGGGCCGTCCACGGTGACGTTCACGCTGAAGTACCCGGTGCCGCTGGACCTGGTCGCCTCCGCCGGGTACGCCGCCTACATCTACGACACCAAGGCCGCCGCCGACCTCACCGCCTGGTTCCGCCAGGGCAGGGACGCCGGCACCGGGCCGTACACGGTGGCGCGCTGGCAGAAGGACCGCGAGGAGGAGCTCACGCTCAAGGCGTACGACCAGTACTGGGGCGGGTGGGACAAACCCCACTACAACGTCGTGAAGTACCGGGTCGTGCCCGACGCCGACCGCGCCTGGCAGCTCCTCCTGCGCGGCGAGGTCGACTTCGTCGAGCGGCTCAACCCCCGCCTGTTCTCCAAGGCGTCGGCCACGCCCGGCGTGCGCACCTCCGAACGGCCGTCGTTCCAGACCGCGATGCTGCTGTTCAACACCGCGGACGGGCCGCTGAAGGACGTACGGGTGCGCCGCGCCGTCCAGAAGGCCATCGACTACCGCGGCCTCATCGAGGACCTCAACGGCGCCGGCTCGCCCACCAGCGGCGTCATCCCCGAAGGGCTGATGGGCCACGTGCCCAACCGGGAGCCCGAGCAGGACCTCGCCGCCGCCGAACGGCTGCTGCGCCTGGCCGGCTACGGGCCCGGCGGCCGGCCGCTGCGGCTGCGGCTGACGTACGGGGAGGGCGACAGGGACTGGGCGCTGCTCGCCACCCACCTGGAAGCCACGCTGAAGCCGCTCAACGTCACCGTCCAGGCCCGCGCCATGCCCTGGAACGACCAGTGGGAGCTGGGCAAGCGGCGCGGCCAGGACATCTTCGTCATGTACTGGTGGCCCGACTACGCCGACGGCTACTCCTACTTCGGCAACGTCTTCCACAGCGGCGAGCCGCCGGTGTTCAACCTGGCCTACCTCAAGGACGCCGAACTGGACGCGCTGCTCGACACCGTGGCCGAGCTGACCGTGACCGACCGGCCCGCGGCCCAGCGGGCGTACGAGCAGGCCACCCGCCGCGTGCTGGACCAGCGGGCGGCCGTGGCGCTGCCGTGGGTGACCAACTACCAGCGGGCCTACCTCGGCAGCATCCAGGGCTACGTGGACAACCCGGCGTACTCCGACGTCGTCTTCGTCTACGACCTGAGGCCCTCGGCCTGA
- a CDS encoding sensor histidine kinase: MGRSRTIRMKIIGLLLVPLASMVVLWGVITAVTATESLELRQYKTVWTNLRLPAYKLISEIQRERLVSAKLLRRTAGPAAVAAQRNRTDAARNTFRQLSSTTKNRSEEIRTQVNAVDTQLDRLDAIRGEIDAGLSDRMHTVESYNAIIDTIFSLHRHVALIDDIPIYEQSRVIIDLGFAKELLTREQAIALGPVTETERRLFTQIVGNRRFLVDQSLSELDRPLRDADVSLISSPAYQRMRIMEDQIIAGRVPKSWLGTTEALAKAFQESLIRASDTLNARAEPVADEVLRRAFMLAGLCLALVVVSIWFSLRMGNRLSKELGALRLAALEVAQERLPQVVAKLSKGETVELPELSVPSTTTEIDDVGQAFSTVQQTAVEAAVGQAQLREGVRHVFRNLARRSQALLHRQRIQLQEMQHRATEPDALEDLFKLDHLTTRMRRHAEGLIILSGATPGRGWSRPVPLLDVARGAAAEVEDYQRVTVEPMPAERLAGPVVGDVIHLVAELIENATVYSPDNTPVIVRGEKAARGFAFEVEDRGFGMSPEELAEYNERLASPPEFDLADSDRLGLFVVSRLAARHDIRVTLRGSPYGGTTAIVLIPEEHVAEPEAPAEEPKRPMRVVRGE; encoded by the coding sequence ATGGGTCGTAGCCGAACGATCCGGATGAAGATCATCGGACTACTGCTGGTGCCACTGGCCTCCATGGTGGTGTTGTGGGGAGTCATCACCGCCGTCACGGCGACCGAGAGTTTGGAGCTGCGCCAATACAAAACGGTCTGGACGAACCTGCGCCTTCCCGCGTACAAACTGATCAGCGAGATTCAGCGTGAGCGTCTGGTCTCGGCCAAGCTCCTGCGTCGCACGGCCGGCCCGGCCGCCGTGGCCGCACAGCGCAACCGCACCGACGCGGCAAGGAACACGTTCCGGCAGCTCTCCAGCACAACCAAGAACCGATCGGAAGAGATCCGCACACAGGTGAACGCGGTGGACACGCAGCTCGACAGGCTCGACGCGATCCGGGGAGAGATCGACGCGGGCCTGTCCGACCGTATGCACACCGTGGAGTCGTACAACGCGATCATCGACACGATCTTCAGCCTGCACCGGCACGTCGCCCTCATCGACGACATCCCCATCTACGAGCAGTCGCGCGTGATCATCGACCTCGGCTTCGCCAAGGAGCTGCTGACCAGGGAGCAGGCCATCGCCCTCGGGCCGGTCACCGAGACCGAGCGGAGGCTGTTCACCCAGATCGTCGGCAACCGGCGCTTCCTCGTCGACCAGTCGCTGAGCGAGCTCGACCGGCCGCTGCGCGACGCCGACGTCTCCCTCATCTCCTCCCCCGCCTACCAGCGGATGCGGATCATGGAGGACCAGATCATCGCTGGCCGCGTGCCCAAGAGCTGGCTCGGCACGACCGAGGCGCTGGCGAAGGCGTTCCAGGAGTCGCTCATACGGGCCAGCGACACGCTGAACGCCCGCGCCGAGCCGGTCGCCGACGAAGTGCTGCGGCGGGCGTTCATGCTGGCCGGCCTCTGCCTGGCGCTGGTGGTCGTGTCGATCTGGTTCTCGCTGCGGATGGGCAACCGGCTGTCGAAGGAGCTGGGCGCGCTCCGGCTGGCCGCGCTGGAGGTGGCCCAGGAGCGGCTGCCCCAGGTGGTGGCCAAGCTGAGCAAGGGCGAGACGGTCGAGCTGCCCGAGCTGTCGGTGCCCAGCACCACCACCGAGATCGACGACGTCGGCCAGGCGTTCTCCACCGTCCAGCAGACCGCCGTCGAGGCCGCGGTCGGCCAGGCGCAACTCAGGGAGGGCGTCCGGCACGTCTTCCGCAACCTGGCCCGGCGCAGCCAGGCGCTCCTGCACCGCCAGCGCATCCAGCTCCAGGAGATGCAGCACCGGGCGACCGAGCCCGACGCCCTGGAGGACCTGTTCAAGCTCGACCACCTCACCACCCGCATGCGCCGCCACGCGGAGGGCCTGATCATCCTGTCCGGCGCCACCCCGGGCCGCGGCTGGAGCAGGCCGGTGCCGCTGCTCGACGTGGCCCGCGGCGCGGCGGCCGAGGTGGAGGACTACCAGCGGGTCACCGTCGAGCCGATGCCGGCCGAGCGGCTGGCCGGGCCGGTGGTCGGCGACGTGATCCACCTGGTCGCCGAGCTCATCGAGAACGCGACCGTCTACTCACCCGACAACACGCCGGTCATCGTGCGCGGGGAGAAGGCCGCCCGCGGCTTCGCCTTCGAGGTCGAGGACCGCGGGTTCGGGATGAGCCCCGAGGAGCTGGCCGAGTACAACGAGCGGCTGGCCAGCCCGCCCGAGTTCGATCTGGCCGACAGCGACCGGCTCGGCCTGTTCGTCGTCTCGCGCCTGGCCGCCAGGCATGACATCCGCGTGACGTTGCGCGGTTCACCATATGGAGGGACCACCGCGATCGTGTTGATCCCGGAAGAGCACGTGGCAGAGCCCGAGGCTCCCGCCGAGGAGCCCAAGCGCCCCATGCGGGTGGTGCGCGGTGAGTGA
- a CDS encoding DUF742 domain-containing protein, which yields MSDERWLDEDAGPIVPAYLLTRGRTVPASEAIDLIAVIITAGGLTAPVGLGPEHLIILQKCTKPTRLVDVAAELGLPIGVVRVLVGDLYAQELVQVEHPPPAPDAKVLLEVISGLKAL from the coding sequence GTGAGTGACGAGCGCTGGCTGGACGAGGACGCCGGTCCGATCGTCCCCGCCTACCTGCTGACCCGGGGCCGTACGGTCCCCGCGAGCGAGGCCATCGACCTCATCGCGGTGATCATCACCGCCGGCGGCCTCACCGCGCCCGTGGGCCTCGGCCCCGAGCACCTGATCATCCTGCAGAAGTGCACCAAGCCCACCCGCCTCGTGGACGTGGCCGCCGAGCTCGGCCTGCCCATCGGCGTGGTCCGCGTGCTCGTCGGCGACCTGTACGCGCAGGAGCTCGTCCAGGTAGAGCACCCGCCCCCCGCGCCGGACGCGAAGGTCCTGCTGGAGGTCATCAGCGGCCTCAAGGCCCTCTGA
- a CDS encoding ABC transporter ATP-binding protein, translating to MTMLRAERVTLGYGRRPVVHDVSLDLTEGGVGLIGESGSGKTTLARAFLGLLRPISGDIWYDGRRLREADPRRFRKDVQPVFQAEALDPRMRIGASVAEGLPRRDRHRVGELLEQVGLDPELAGRRPHQLSGGQRQRVVIARALAVGPRLLVLDEPTSALDVTVQARILDLLAGLDAERLLITHNLAVVERLCRTSYVLFAGRVVESGPTAELLARPAHPYTRALRDAVPRLGGPPPEASGRTEAVPAATGCPYRLRCPLAVAECERAPELREVADGRRAACHRAADVLG from the coding sequence ATGACCATGCTGAGGGCCGAGCGCGTCACCCTCGGGTACGGCAGGCGTCCCGTGGTGCACGACGTCAGCCTCGACCTCACCGAGGGCGGCGTCGGCCTGATCGGGGAGAGCGGGTCGGGCAAGACCACGCTGGCGCGGGCGTTCCTCGGCCTGCTCAGGCCGATCTCCGGCGACATCTGGTACGACGGGCGGCGGCTGCGCGAGGCCGACCCGCGCAGGTTCAGGAAGGACGTCCAGCCCGTCTTCCAGGCCGAGGCGCTCGACCCCCGCATGCGGATCGGCGCGTCCGTCGCCGAGGGGCTGCCGCGCCGCGACCGGCACCGCGTGGGCGAGCTGCTGGAACAGGTCGGCCTCGACCCGGAGCTCGCCGGCCGCCGGCCCCACCAGCTCTCCGGCGGCCAGCGGCAGCGGGTGGTGATCGCCCGCGCCCTGGCGGTCGGCCCCCGCCTGCTCGTCCTCGACGAGCCGACCAGCGCGCTCGACGTGACGGTCCAGGCGAGGATCCTCGACCTGCTCGCCGGGCTGGACGCCGAGCGGCTGCTCATCACCCACAACCTCGCGGTCGTGGAGCGGCTCTGCCGGACCTCGTACGTGCTGTTCGCCGGCCGGGTGGTCGAGTCGGGGCCGACGGCGGAGCTGCTGGCCCGGCCGGCGCACCCGTACACGCGGGCCCTGCGCGACGCGGTGCCCCGGCTCGGCGGCCCGCCGCCGGAGGCGAGCGGCCGGACGGAGGCCGTACCGGCGGCGACCGGCTGCCCGTACCGGCTGCGCTGCCCGCTCGCCGTGGCGGAGTGCGAGCGCGCGCCGGAGCTCCGCGAGGTCGCGGACGGCCGCCGGGCCGCCTGTCACCGCGCGGCGGACGTCCTCGGGTGA
- a CDS encoding ATP-binding cassette domain-containing protein, translated as MIEVRELRVSYGGRVVADVPELDVGAGECVAIVGESGSGKSTTLLALLGLLPDAEVSGRVTVCGVDVLTASPRRLREIRGARAALVIQSPQAALAPATRLGVLMRRALRLHGREATDAAMAEAMRAVLLDPGLLRRHPHEISGGQAQRFAIALAIALGAEVVLADEPTSALDVTVQAEVVAVLRRLRAERGLGLLLVSHDLALVSTIADRVLVMKDGAVVESGPAAAVLAAPAHPYTRELLEALP; from the coding sequence GTGATCGAGGTGCGCGAGCTCAGGGTGAGCTACGGCGGGCGCGTCGTCGCCGACGTCCCCGAGCTGGACGTCGGCGCGGGCGAGTGCGTGGCGATCGTGGGGGAGAGCGGGTCGGGCAAGTCCACGACGCTGCTCGCGCTGCTCGGCCTCCTCCCCGACGCCGAGGTGAGCGGCCGGGTCACCGTCTGCGGCGTGGACGTGCTGACCGCCTCGCCGCGCCGGCTGCGCGAGATCCGCGGCGCGCGGGCGGCGCTGGTCATCCAGTCGCCGCAGGCCGCGCTCGCCCCAGCGACCAGGCTGGGCGTCCTCATGCGCCGCGCGCTGCGGCTGCACGGCCGGGAGGCGACGGACGCGGCCATGGCCGAGGCCATGCGGGCCGTGCTGCTCGATCCCGGGCTGCTGCGCCGCCACCCGCACGAGATCTCGGGCGGGCAGGCCCAGCGCTTCGCCATCGCGCTCGCCATCGCGCTCGGCGCGGAGGTCGTCCTCGCCGACGAGCCGACGAGCGCGCTCGACGTGACCGTGCAGGCCGAGGTGGTCGCCGTGCTGCGCAGGCTGCGGGCCGAACGGGGTCTCGGGCTCCTGCTCGTCTCGCACGACCTCGCCCTGGTGTCCACGATCGCCGACCGGGTGCTGGTGATGAAGGACGGCGCGGTGGTCGAGTCGGGACCGGCGGCGGCGGTGCTGGCCGCGCCGGCCCATCCGTACACGCGCGAGCTGCTGGAGGCGCTGCCATGA